Below is a window of Cytobacillus firmus DNA.
GCATCATGAGGAACATGTAGATGAATCCTGGCTATTGCCGTATGCTGATTTATTAACTCTGCTTCTCGCCCTGTTCATTGTTCTCTTTGCCATGAGTTCAGTGGATGCCCAGAAATTTCAGAAGCTGTCAAAGGCATTCAATGATGTCTTTTCAGGGGGAACGGGCGTCTTTGAATTCCCAAGTCCAATGCCGGAAGGACAAATGCAATCCACGGATGCTTTGTCTGAAGAGCCAAGCAAGGATCTCGAGGAAGTGGCAGCGCTGGATGAATTGGAAAAAGAAAAATTGAAGCAGGCTGCCGATCAGGAAGAACTGGCAGAGCTGCAGCAAAGAGTCAATGCCTTTATTGAAAATCAAAACCTGGCTGACAAACTGGAAACCTCCTTAACCACGGAAGGATTGCTCGTGTCTATCAGAGACAATGTCCTGTTCGGCTCAGGAAGTGCAGAGGTCCGTGAGCAGGATTTAAAAATGGCTGGTGAAATTGCCGGGCTTCTCATCATGGACCCGCCAAGAAATATCATCATCAGCGGCCATACAGACAATGTCCCGATCCGCAATTCGAACTTCGAGTCCAATTGGGAGCTCAGTGTCATGCGGGCGGTCAACTTTATGAAAATCATCCTGAAAAATGATCAGCTGGACCCGAAATGGTTCAGTGCCAAAGGCTTTGGGGAATTCCAGCCGGTTGCCGGAAATGACACGAAAGAAGGCAGGGCGAAGAACAGACGGGTAGAGATTTTAATATTGCCAAGAACGGGGAATCAGCCATAGGGGGCTGGTTTCTTTTTTATATAACAAATAAAAAAAGGCTGTCAGCCAGCCGCTTTCCCGAAATTATTCATTTGCTTCCTGTTCAGTGCCGTCCGGTTTGCACATGCGGTCGACCATTACACCAAATAGAAATACACAGGCGATGGGAATGGAAAAGTTTAATATGTGAACAATGGTCATCAGCGAACCTCCCCAAATATATTAATTACATTATATGCCAACGTTCACAAAAAAGACAAATAATTTTCAGAAAATACACACAAATCAGCTTGACAAAGAAAAAGAGCCGCAAGGGGCTCTTTATCGCAGTCTAACGGGCAGTAAGACCCCCGCTTCAAGACTCAGAGGAATCAAAGGAGGATAAGCGGGGGTCAAACTGCCCGTAAAGGCCCGATTGGTGAGATACAGTGAAACTTGCCGACGCGCGGCAGAGGCTTAGTTGAACCAATCGGGTTCGTAGTGTCGATTGATCGAAGCGCTAGCGGAGATCTTAGCGACACTAGAACGCGACTAACAATCAGTGGGGGATAAGGAAAACCCCCACTGATTGAAGTTTCACTTTATAATGGAAGGTCTGCTTCTGAATGAATGGTTTTGGGTTCTGTCTTTCTTCCATGAAGCAGGTAGTATACGAGCAGGCCAAATAACGCTACTCCGGCAAGCATAAAATACAGCGAAGCGAAGCCTGTTTTGACCGCAAGTATTCCGAGAACATAGGATCCTAAACCGATCCCTGTATCAAAGAGGGTGAAAAAGGTCGAGGTGGCCAGCCCGCGTTTCGCAGGA
It encodes the following:
- the motB gene encoding flagellar motor protein MotB, which translates into the protein MSRRKKKQHHEEHVDESWLLPYADLLTLLLALFIVLFAMSSVDAQKFQKLSKAFNDVFSGGTGVFEFPSPMPEGQMQSTDALSEEPSKDLEEVAALDELEKEKLKQAADQEELAELQQRVNAFIENQNLADKLETSLTTEGLLVSIRDNVLFGSGSAEVREQDLKMAGEIAGLLIMDPPRNIIISGHTDNVPIRNSNFESNWELSVMRAVNFMKIILKNDQLDPKWFSAKGFGEFQPVAGNDTKEGRAKNRRVEILILPRTGNQP